One genomic region from uncultured Cohaesibacter sp. encodes:
- a CDS encoding GntR family transcriptional regulator — protein MISSLAVGGGTMAADGNQRALTTTQIVHRRLRTEIVSMQRLPGEAISEKEIALEHGVSRTPIREALLRLSEERLVDIVPKSGTSVAKIPIADVLESQVARAALEQVTTKAAVELAKGSDIARLRALIIAQQEHKEAEDYEKFYATDEDLHHAIALAGGYPGIWTIIDRIKLQVDRYRLLTIQQPLRMERVLQEHADIVEAIAAHDEDRAAEAMRLHLDGLSAEDLSDIRDRNPSYFIGDLEQVLDRWRRETTSPN, from the coding sequence ATGATCAGCAGTCTGGCTGTTGGTGGAGGAACTATGGCGGCAGATGGCAATCAGCGCGCGTTGACGACAACGCAGATTGTGCATCGCCGGCTTCGCACCGAAATCGTTTCAATGCAGCGTCTCCCCGGAGAAGCGATCAGTGAGAAAGAGATCGCTTTGGAACACGGGGTCAGTCGTACTCCCATTCGCGAGGCGCTGTTGCGTCTCTCTGAAGAGCGTTTGGTAGACATTGTGCCGAAATCGGGTACTTCGGTTGCGAAAATCCCCATCGCTGATGTTTTGGAATCTCAAGTAGCAAGGGCCGCTCTGGAACAGGTGACGACGAAAGCTGCCGTTGAACTGGCCAAGGGCAGCGACATCGCAAGATTGCGCGCGCTCATTATTGCTCAGCAGGAACATAAGGAAGCGGAAGACTACGAGAAATTTTACGCAACGGATGAGGATCTTCATCACGCAATCGCATTGGCGGGAGGATATCCCGGAATTTGGACGATCATCGATCGCATCAAGCTTCAGGTTGACCGCTATCGGCTTCTGACCATTCAGCAGCCTTTGCGTATGGAGCGGGTGTTGCAGGAGCATGCCGATATTGTCGAGGCGATTGCTGCTCATGATGAAGACCGCGCTGCGGAAGCTATGCGGTTGCATCTCGATGGCCTAAGTGCCGAGGATCTAAGCGATATTCGAGATCGCAACCCGAGCTACTTTATAGGGGACTTGGAACAAGTTCTCGATAGATGGCGGAGAGAAACCACTTCGCCGAATTAG
- the nanR gene encoding transcriptional regulator NanR — translation MKLSLRRKLSDEVRIKLEELIRDEIYPEGSSLPSERELMEMFDVGRPSIREALFGLERMGLIKIKMGEKARVTRPTPQALLSSLSGVANILLDSSEGVQNFEQARIFLEGAVARYAAEHATDAQIEALEEALQQNEQTIMKPRAFAITDVAFHRLLTSIPDNPIFMAMHDALVDWMINQRPLPKDEGISNTKSFEGHVAIFNAIKDRKPIDAMMAMEEHLKDVQKRYQEIG, via the coding sequence ATGAAACTATCCTTGCGCAGAAAATTGTCGGACGAGGTCCGCATCAAACTGGAAGAGCTCATCAGGGACGAGATTTACCCTGAGGGCAGCTCCTTGCCTTCTGAACGCGAGTTGATGGAGATGTTCGATGTCGGACGCCCATCCATTCGCGAAGCCCTTTTCGGGCTGGAGAGAATGGGCCTCATCAAGATCAAGATGGGAGAGAAGGCGCGTGTCACGCGCCCGACGCCACAGGCCTTGCTGTCATCCCTGTCAGGGGTCGCCAACATCCTGCTGGATTCCTCCGAAGGTGTTCAGAATTTCGAGCAGGCCCGTATCTTTCTCGAAGGCGCCGTCGCCCGCTATGCGGCGGAACATGCAACAGATGCCCAGATTGAGGCGCTTGAAGAAGCATTGCAGCAAAATGAGCAAACCATCATGAAGCCGCGTGCCTTCGCGATCACGGATGTTGCCTTCCATCGCCTGCTGACCAGCATTCCGGACAATCCCATTTTCATGGCGATGCATGATGCGCTCGTCGACTGGATGATCAACCAGCGCCCACTGCCCAAGGATGAAGGCATTTCCAACACCAAGAGCTTTGAAGGACATGTGGCAATTTTCAACGCGATCAAGGACCGCAAGCCCATCGATGCCATGATGGCCATGGAAGAGCATCTCAAGGATGTTCAGAAGCGATATCAGGAGATCGGTTAG
- a CDS encoding sialic acid TRAP transporter substrate-binding protein SiaP gives MKHVLTCLAVAGMLVAGPALAQNTRTLSFGMQGTPGDPQYQGVMEAAKILEEESNGRLKLEVFPNSQLGTFTEMMEQVTLGDLDFTLNPFGGMDPWVSRAVIASTAYVVKDFDHLQKILASDWGQGVLEEMRTENGWRTVDSWYFGTRETTSNKPITKLEDFKGMKLRVPNSAPQLQWAKAMGASPTPVAFAEVYLALQTNQVDGQENPLPIIDAMKFMEVQSNITLTNHLVQDQLVLMSEETWKDLSEEDQKIVMDAFKAGGLVNNKVVKDNEAALLSKFEDNGAKVNRPELAPFRAAMEPSYKELDSKFGEGIVEKLSSLAD, from the coding sequence ATGAAACATGTACTGACTTGCCTGGCTGTTGCCGGCATGCTCGTCGCTGGCCCTGCGCTGGCTCAGAATACGCGCACGCTCTCATTTGGCATGCAAGGGACGCCGGGCGACCCACAATATCAAGGCGTCATGGAAGCCGCCAAGATATTGGAGGAAGAATCCAATGGCCGCCTCAAGCTTGAGGTGTTCCCCAATTCTCAGCTCGGCACCTTTACCGAAATGATGGAACAGGTCACACTTGGAGATCTCGATTTCACGCTGAACCCGTTTGGCGGCATGGACCCATGGGTCTCGCGCGCCGTGATCGCCAGCACCGCCTATGTGGTCAAGGACTTTGACCATCTGCAGAAAATTCTGGCATCGGATTGGGGACAGGGCGTTCTGGAAGAAATGCGCACGGAAAATGGTTGGAGGACCGTTGATTCCTGGTATTTCGGCACCCGCGAAACCACTTCCAACAAGCCCATCACGAAACTGGAAGACTTTAAGGGCATGAAGCTGCGCGTGCCAAACTCCGCGCCTCAGCTTCAGTGGGCAAAAGCCATGGGCGCCAGCCCGACCCCTGTTGCCTTTGCAGAAGTCTATCTGGCCCTGCAAACCAATCAGGTTGACGGACAGGAAAACCCGCTCCCGATCATCGACGCCATGAAATTCATGGAAGTGCAGAGCAACATCACCCTGACCAACCATCTGGTTCAGGATCAGCTCGTGCTGATGTCCGAGGAAACATGGAAAGATCTGTCTGAAGAAGACCAGAAGATCGTCATGGATGCCTTCAAGGCCGGCGGTTTGGTCAACAATAAGGTGGTCAAGGATAACGAAGCCGCCCTTCTGAGCAAGTTCGAAGACAATGGCGCCAAGGTCAATCGCCCAGAACTGGCTCCTTTCCGCGCTGCCATGGAACCATCCTATAAGGAACTCGACAGCAAGTTCGGCGAGGGAATTGTCGAAAAACTCTCCAGTCTGGCTGACTGA
- a CDS encoding TRAP transporter small permease: MKSSFLYQRLLRFEETIGIVLSIFVFGAIALQVITRFVFHAPLFWTEEAARYLFVWMVAMGAAECVRSRSHISMDVFVLMLPDRLRIILRTLLNMVVVAALLMLVWYGYFGMLRANRVVSVTLGVSEAFLYGALPVGAALMAFRMVIVIIENIRFLITGQSSPDNKDTVLVQDSRERSL; the protein is encoded by the coding sequence ATGAAATCGTCATTTCTATATCAGCGTCTTCTCAGATTTGAGGAGACCATCGGGATCGTGCTGTCCATTTTTGTCTTCGGCGCCATCGCGCTTCAGGTGATTACCCGATTTGTCTTTCACGCCCCGCTCTTCTGGACAGAAGAAGCCGCCCGCTATCTGTTTGTCTGGATGGTGGCGATGGGGGCTGCAGAATGCGTCCGCAGCCGCTCGCACATCTCGATGGATGTGTTTGTGCTCATGCTACCGGATCGCCTGCGCATTATCTTGCGCACGCTTTTGAATATGGTGGTGGTCGCCGCTCTGCTGATGCTGGTCTGGTACGGCTATTTCGGCATGCTGCGCGCCAATCGCGTGGTGTCCGTCACTTTGGGTGTCTCCGAGGCCTTCCTCTATGGCGCCTTGCCCGTCGGTGCCGCCCTGATGGCCTTTCGCATGGTCATCGTCATTATCGAGAATATCCGCTTTCTGATCACAGGACAGTCATCCCCTGACAACAAGGACACGGTCCTTGTGCAGGATTCCCGAGAAAGGTCACTATAA
- a CDS encoding TRAP transporter large permease has product MFYVFGGWFGLLFAGMPVGFTLIVASLAYMLMEGRGINFAAQRMVAGLNSFPLLAIPFFILTAQLMNTAGVTERIFRFAKALVGHVSGGLGHVNILASLLFSGMSGSAVADAAGLGQLEIKAMRDAGYDAKFAGSVTAASAIIGPLVPPSVPLVVYGVISNTSIGGLFLGGIVPGVLCALVLMIMVYVIAKIRHYPKDEKASCREVAISFSRAVVPLLTPLIIVGGIFAGIFSPTEAAVVAASYALILGTVVYRELTWAKLFAVLRDTLNHTASVGLLMMGVNLFGYVLAKEQIPQHVAQFFLDFSSNPLTFLLIVNLLLLFLGTFIEVLAILLLIVPVLVTAAMSYGIDPIHFGVLVILNLMIGILTPPMGVALFVVSKVGNIPFGKLAIGILPFLIPLFGLLALLTLVPSLVTFIPHLLMG; this is encoded by the coding sequence ATGTTCTATGTATTTGGTGGCTGGTTCGGACTGCTCTTTGCGGGAATGCCCGTCGGCTTTACCCTGATTGTCGCCTCACTGGCCTATATGCTCATGGAAGGGCGCGGCATCAATTTCGCAGCCCAGCGGATGGTTGCCGGTCTCAACAGTTTTCCGCTGCTGGCCATTCCCTTCTTCATCCTCACAGCCCAATTGATGAACACGGCAGGTGTCACAGAGCGGATCTTCCGCTTTGCCAAGGCCCTCGTCGGTCATGTGTCCGGTGGGCTTGGCCATGTCAACATTCTCGCCTCCCTGCTTTTCTCCGGCATGTCAGGCTCGGCAGTTGCCGATGCCGCCGGATTGGGCCAGCTTGAAATCAAGGCCATGCGCGACGCCGGTTATGATGCCAAATTTGCCGGTTCGGTGACAGCGGCTTCCGCCATTATCGGCCCATTGGTCCCCCCATCCGTGCCGCTTGTTGTTTATGGCGTGATATCCAACACCTCCATTGGCGGCCTGTTCCTTGGTGGCATTGTCCCCGGCGTGCTCTGCGCGCTGGTGCTGATGATCATGGTGTATGTCATAGCCAAGATCCGCCATTACCCAAAGGATGAAAAGGCCTCCTGCCGTGAGGTTGCCATCAGCTTCAGCCGTGCTGTTGTGCCGCTTCTTACGCCCTTGATCATCGTGGGCGGCATCTTTGCCGGTATCTTCTCTCCCACTGAAGCTGCCGTGGTCGCAGCCAGCTATGCCCTCATTCTGGGAACCGTCGTCTATCGCGAACTGACATGGGCCAAGCTGTTTGCCGTGTTGCGCGATACACTCAACCACACGGCCTCTGTCGGCCTCTTGATGATGGGCGTCAACCTGTTCGGCTATGTGCTGGCCAAGGAACAGATCCCGCAGCATGTAGCCCAATTCTTCCTTGATTTCTCCAGCAACCCGCTGACCTTCCTGCTGATCGTCAACCTATTGCTGCTGTTTCTGGGCACTTTCATCGAGGTGCTCGCCATTCTGCTGCTGATTGTTCCGGTGCTGGTAACCGCCGCCATGAGCTATGGCATCGACCCGATCCATTTCGGCGTTCTGGTCATCCTAAACCTGATGATCGGCATCCTGACCCCACCCATGGGCGTGGCGCTGTTTGTGGTGTCCAAGGTGGGCAACATCCCCTTTGGCAAGCTGGCAATCGGCATCCTGCCATTCCTCATCCCTCTTTTCGGACTTCTGGCCCTGCTGACCCTCGTTCCCTCTCTGGTCACCTTCATTCCTCATCTGCTGATGGGCTAG
- a CDS encoding N-acetylneuraminate lyase, with translation MDTFKGIFAALLTPFNEDESVNYEALEQLVGFVRKQGLQGIYVGGSSGEAMLQPHDERVACLEKAAEASEGKLTLIAHVGTIATKDAIALADAAAKAGYQAISAITPYYYGFSRDEVLAHYLALADASSLPLIIYNFPARTASFSTKELTELLAHPNIIGIKHTSSDMYQLERLKTFCPDALLFNGYDEMCLAGLASGADGAIGTTYNFMGDLFVALREFTLRGNIAEARKLQAIANRAIDALIEVGVMPGSKEALEIMGIPAGVSRRPFRPLTKDDRALMKEAILPIIEWREAQKNA, from the coding sequence ATGGACACATTCAAAGGAATCTTTGCCGCTCTGCTAACCCCGTTCAACGAGGATGAGAGCGTGAATTATGAAGCCCTCGAACAGCTTGTTGGCTTTGTGCGCAAGCAGGGCCTGCAAGGCATCTATGTCGGAGGCAGTTCTGGCGAAGCGATGCTTCAGCCCCATGATGAGCGCGTCGCATGCCTTGAAAAAGCAGCCGAAGCTTCGGAAGGAAAGCTGACCCTGATTGCCCATGTGGGCACCATCGCAACAAAAGACGCCATTGCACTGGCTGATGCCGCTGCCAAAGCAGGCTATCAGGCCATTTCGGCCATCACCCCCTATTATTACGGCTTCTCGCGCGATGAAGTTCTGGCCCATTATCTGGCCCTAGCCGACGCGTCAAGCCTGCCACTCATCATCTATAATTTCCCTGCCCGTACTGCCAGCTTCTCCACCAAAGAACTGACAGAACTGTTGGCACATCCCAACATCATCGGCATCAAGCATACCTCGTCAGACATGTATCAGCTTGAACGGCTCAAAACCTTCTGCCCGGATGCCCTGCTCTTTAATGGCTATGATGAAATGTGCCTTGCAGGCCTTGCCAGCGGAGCGGACGGAGCCATTGGCACCACCTATAACTTCATGGGCGATCTCTTCGTCGCGCTCAGAGAGTTCACCCTCAGGGGCAACATCGCAGAAGCCCGCAAGCTGCAGGCCATCGCCAACCGCGCAATCGATGCTCTCATCGAAGTGGGCGTCATGCCCGGCTCCAAGGAAGCCCTTGAGATCATGGGTATCCCCGCCGGTGTATCCCGTCGCCCCTTCCGCCCGCTGACAAAGGATGATCGCGCCCTCATGAAAGAAGCCATTCTGCCTATCATCGAATGGAGAGAGGCGCAAAAGAATGCCTAG
- a CDS encoding SDR family oxidoreductase gives MPSRIESLFDLRGKSALVTGGAANIGFAAANILAAAGASVAISSRSISRAEEACDKLRAEHGNNCLALELDHTEPESIDAAASAFFNWCPACDILINNAGGGVGASVAKLFERTPSDIRAMIDSNLTGPLLCCRTFGKSMADQGHGKIINFGSIAAIVGRDRRIYEPADMLGQPVDYAAAKGGILAMTRDLAGYLGPMGVNVNAISPGGIERNHHPAFVSGYSDLTPLGRMGREPDDLEGAILFLASSASDYVHGHNLVIDGGFSVWK, from the coding sequence ATGCCTAGCCGCATTGAAAGCCTGTTTGACTTGCGGGGCAAAAGCGCCCTTGTCACAGGCGGCGCAGCAAATATAGGCTTCGCAGCGGCGAACATTCTCGCCGCTGCTGGGGCCTCTGTTGCCATTTCCTCGCGCAGCATAAGCCGCGCCGAAGAAGCTTGCGACAAGCTCCGTGCCGAACATGGCAACAACTGTCTGGCTTTGGAGCTGGATCATACGGAACCTGAATCCATCGACGCGGCAGCCAGCGCCTTCTTCAACTGGTGCCCGGCTTGTGACATCCTCATCAACAATGCAGGTGGTGGGGTTGGTGCGTCGGTTGCCAAACTGTTCGAACGCACGCCTTCCGATATCCGTGCCATGATTGATAGCAACCTGACGGGCCCTCTGCTCTGCTGCCGCACCTTTGGCAAAAGCATGGCCGATCAGGGGCACGGCAAAATCATCAATTTCGGCTCGATTGCTGCCATTGTCGGGCGGGACAGGCGCATCTACGAGCCAGCCGACATGCTCGGTCAGCCCGTTGACTATGCCGCAGCCAAGGGAGGCATCCTCGCCATGACCCGCGATCTGGCTGGCTATCTCGGCCCGATGGGGGTGAATGTCAATGCCATCTCCCCCGGAGGCATCGAGCGCAACCATCACCCCGCGTTTGTCTCGGGCTATAGCGATCTCACACCACTGGGGCGTATGGGGCGGGAACCGGACGATCTGGAAGGGGCTATTCTCTTCCTCGCCTCCTCCGCCTCGGACTATGTCCATGGGCATAATCTGGTGATTGACGGAGGCTTCTCTGTCTGGAAGTGA
- a CDS encoding aspartate ammonia-lyase, translating to MKIENSILRQAALNAGIGAEELAVFFSEGKVVTYQANEWIFQESTPRLWAGVILEGDLELVRGLHGASRKIGTMIAGALIAEGAFLEGDAHSNGAVTRNGVKIWQISRERIEDIKANQPELFYKIVSQIAVGINRRLRVLSNKLYQTSKTLDVEMSGFRQESDSLGTRELSDSVYYGVQTQRALENFPISGVRLNNFDHMIEALAMVKKAAALANYQLGRLDEARMKAICGACEEILDGKLHEHFKVDMFQGGAGTSTNMNANEVIANRGLELMGYDKGDYRHLHPNDHVNCSQSTNDSYPTAIKLAVLLSNRNLVRAMNALRGALARKAEEFQDVLKMGRTENQDAVPMTLGQEFSAYAVMIEGAIASLEEAALAMQAVNMGATAIGTGINSPSGYAPLVVEKLSEVGGFTLRLAPNLVEATQNAGKFVQMSAMLKLAAVQISKICNDLRWLSSGPRCGLNEINLPPMQPGSSIMPGKVNPVIPELVNQICYQVMGYDSVVSMAAEASELELCMGEPLIAYDLLHGMMILKNGCVTLASRCVEGIEANRDVCLGYVQSSIGLVTALVPHIGYEQSAAIAKQALKTNETVYDLVLQKKLLSQDELDEILKPETMTDPRSAGDA from the coding sequence ATGAAAATCGAAAATAGCATTCTCCGACAGGCCGCGCTCAACGCGGGTATCGGAGCTGAGGAACTGGCCGTCTTCTTTTCTGAAGGCAAGGTGGTCACCTATCAGGCCAATGAATGGATCTTTCAGGAATCCACGCCGCGCCTCTGGGCCGGAGTGATCCTTGAAGGGGATCTCGAGCTTGTTCGTGGTCTGCATGGGGCCTCTCGCAAGATTGGAACCATGATCGCCGGAGCCCTTATTGCGGAGGGAGCCTTTCTTGAAGGCGATGCCCATTCCAATGGTGCCGTTACGCGCAATGGTGTGAAAATCTGGCAGATCTCCCGCGAGCGAATTGAAGACATCAAGGCCAATCAGCCTGAATTGTTCTACAAAATCGTCTCGCAGATTGCGGTTGGCATCAATCGGCGCTTGCGTGTTTTGTCCAACAAGCTTTACCAGACCAGCAAGACCCTCGATGTAGAGATGAGCGGCTTCCGGCAGGAGAGCGACTCATTGGGCACGCGGGAACTTTCCGATTCCGTCTATTACGGCGTGCAGACCCAGCGGGCGCTGGAGAATTTCCCGATCTCGGGCGTGCGGCTTAACAATTTCGATCACATGATCGAGGCGTTGGCCATGGTCAAAAAGGCGGCTGCCTTGGCCAACTATCAGCTCGGCAGACTTGATGAAGCGCGTATGAAGGCCATTTGCGGTGCTTGCGAAGAAATTCTGGATGGCAAACTGCATGAGCATTTCAAGGTTGATATGTTTCAAGGTGGGGCAGGCACCTCAACCAACATGAATGCCAATGAAGTCATCGCCAATCGTGGTCTTGAATTGATGGGCTATGACAAGGGCGATTATCGGCATCTGCATCCCAACGACCATGTGAACTGCTCCCAGTCGACCAATGATTCCTACCCGACAGCCATCAAGCTGGCGGTGCTGCTTTCCAATCGCAATCTTGTGCGGGCAATGAATGCATTGCGCGGGGCGCTGGCCCGCAAGGCCGAGGAATTTCAGGATGTCCTGAAAATGGGGCGCACGGAAAATCAGGATGCCGTGCCCATGACACTGGGACAGGAATTCAGCGCCTATGCGGTCATGATCGAGGGCGCCATTGCTTCGCTTGAAGAGGCCGCACTTGCCATGCAGGCCGTCAATATGGGCGCGACGGCGATCGGCACGGGGATCAACAGTCCATCTGGCTATGCGCCGCTTGTCGTCGAAAAACTGTCAGAGGTTGGCGGCTTTACTCTGCGTCTTGCTCCCAATCTGGTTGAAGCAACACAGAATGCGGGCAAATTCGTGCAGATGTCGGCGATGCTCAAGCTTGCGGCGGTGCAGATTTCAAAGATTTGCAATGATTTGCGTTGGTTGTCTTCGGGGCCGCGCTGTGGCCTCAATGAAATCAATCTGCCGCCCATGCAGCCGGGATCTTCCATTATGCCGGGTAAGGTAAACCCGGTCATTCCGGAGCTTGTGAACCAGATCTGTTATCAGGTTATGGGCTATGACAGCGTGGTGTCCATGGCCGCCGAGGCGAGCGAGTTGGAGCTTTGCATGGGCGAGCCTCTGATTGCCTATGATCTTCTGCACGGCATGATGATCCTCAAAAACGGCTGTGTGACACTGGCATCGCGCTGTGTCGAGGGCATTGAGGCGAACCGGGATGTCTGCCTTGGCTATGTGCAGTCGAGCATCGGACTGGTGACGGCACTGGTGCCCCATATCGGCTATGAGCAGTCTGCTGCAATCGCCAAGCAGGCGCTCAAGACCAACGAGACGGTCTATGATCTGGTTCTGCAGAAGAAGCTTCTCTCGCAGGACGAACTGGACGAGATCTTGAAGCCGGAAACCATGACGGACCCGCGCTCCGCTGGCGATGCCTGA
- a CDS encoding M20 family metallopeptidase produces the protein MNRTPLDIESYLKDLETLVNIDSGSHDRAGVLKVSEFFTEEFTKLGWQVSSHEVDDDLAPCLEMRSPNAGDTFDILILGHMDTVFPKGTAAERPFRIKDGRAYGPGVMDMKAGDLFALYLARTLHQSGEAMPSICVAFNSHEEIGSRKARPWIEALAAKSKQAFILEPARANGDLVFERKGCCRYHMAFHGKAAHSGVDPQNGASAVNELAHWVIELHKLTNFDEGLNLNAGLVSGGTSVNAIAEQAELEVDVRLVTLEQAQRVQDRIDAMQKAPFTDGVRVDVSGGMTRPPMNANEKTKALCSRIDALAKQLDIQFGWQKTGGGSDGNFTASLGLPTIDGMGPIGGRAHSREEYLEVDSIAERFALLVEIVRDFKNS, from the coding sequence ATGAACAGGACACCACTAGATATCGAGAGTTATCTCAAAGACCTTGAAACTCTGGTCAATATCGACAGTGGCAGCCACGACAGGGCTGGCGTTCTCAAGGTTTCGGAGTTTTTTACCGAGGAATTCACAAAGCTTGGATGGCAGGTGTCCAGCCATGAGGTTGATGACGATCTGGCTCCTTGTCTGGAAATGCGCAGCCCGAATGCCGGGGACACGTTCGATATCCTCATTCTGGGCCATATGGACACGGTCTTCCCAAAGGGAACCGCAGCAGAAAGACCTTTCCGCATTAAGGACGGTCGGGCTTATGGCCCCGGCGTTATGGATATGAAGGCAGGGGATCTGTTTGCGCTCTATCTTGCGCGCACCCTCCATCAAAGCGGCGAGGCGATGCCCTCGATCTGCGTTGCGTTCAACAGCCATGAAGAGATCGGGTCGCGCAAGGCCCGTCCATGGATTGAGGCACTGGCTGCGAAAAGCAAGCAGGCCTTCATTCTGGAACCGGCCCGCGCCAATGGCGATCTTGTCTTTGAGCGCAAGGGCTGCTGTCGCTATCATATGGCCTTTCATGGCAAGGCGGCCCATTCCGGTGTTGACCCGCAAAATGGGGCCAGTGCTGTCAACGAGCTTGCCCATTGGGTGATCGAGCTGCACAAGCTGACCAATTTTGACGAGGGGCTCAATCTCAATGCCGGTCTGGTATCCGGCGGGACTTCCGTCAATGCCATTGCGGAACAGGCGGAACTTGAGGTTGACGTTCGGCTCGTCACCCTCGAACAGGCTCAGCGGGTACAAGATCGTATCGATGCAATGCAGAAAGCGCCTTTCACCGATGGTGTGCGCGTTGACGTGAGCGGAGGCATGACTCGGCCGCCGATGAATGCAAACGAAAAAACCAAAGCACTGTGCAGCCGTATCGACGCACTGGCCAAGCAGCTTGATATCCAGTTTGGCTGGCAGAAAACCGGTGGCGGGTCGGATGGTAATTTTACGGCCTCTCTTGGCCTGCCCACGATCGATGGCATGGGGCCGATTGGCGGTCGGGCGCATAGCCGTGAAGAGTATCTCGAAGTAGACAGTATTGCCGAGCGCTTTGCCCTTCTTGTCGAAATCGTACGTGATTTCAAAAACAGCTGA
- the dcuC gene encoding C4-dicarboxylate transporter DcuC — protein sequence MTGFLIGLVITLVVAWLIIKKYQAHTVLLIAGLLLLSLTLLVQPETSILFKNAKSTGLSLFDIFDYVRGSLAYRAAGLGLIIMSAGGFAKYMDHIGATDAMVDVAIRPLKLLNAPYVVLALGYAVGQVLNIFIPSAAGLAMLLLVTFYPTLVRLGVSAAAAAAMIGTTAVLDLGPASGASNLAAKTSELDVAVYFAQHQIPVGIAAIIVISLLTYVSGRYFDGKAGHVATAEEAREVTENESIKRAPTFYALLPIIPLSLILIFSKLLISSVKLNVVTAMIIGALFAFVCELIRHRNGKDAAKGFMAFFDGMGKMFARIVSLIVCAEVFAAGLKTIGMVNFLIDAAQNAGFGITAMTIVMCLMVTVIAVITGSGNAAFFSFGHLAPNIASSFGATAVSMLLPMQLVAGLARSMSPVAGVIIAVSDAGNCTPIDIVKRTALPVVGGIVTVVLISVIFA from the coding sequence ATGACCGGATTTTTAATCGGCCTAGTGATTACCTTGGTGGTGGCTTGGCTCATCATCAAGAAGTATCAGGCCCACACAGTGCTGCTGATCGCAGGCTTGCTGCTGCTCAGTCTCACGTTGCTGGTTCAGCCAGAAACATCCATTCTGTTCAAGAATGCCAAGAGCACAGGGTTGTCCCTGTTTGACATTTTCGACTATGTCCGCGGTTCTCTTGCCTATCGAGCAGCAGGCCTTGGTCTGATCATCATGTCTGCTGGCGGCTTTGCCAAATATATGGACCATATCGGCGCAACCGATGCCATGGTTGATGTGGCCATTCGTCCGCTCAAGCTGCTGAATGCGCCTTATGTGGTTCTGGCTCTGGGCTATGCGGTGGGGCAGGTGCTCAACATCTTCATTCCAAGTGCGGCTGGCCTTGCCATGCTCTTGCTGGTGACTTTCTACCCAACGCTGGTGCGTCTGGGGGTGAGCGCTGCCGCTGCTGCTGCCATGATCGGCACCACTGCCGTACTTGACCTTGGTCCAGCATCGGGCGCTTCCAACCTGGCGGCCAAAACCTCCGAACTTGATGTGGCTGTCTATTTTGCCCAGCATCAGATTCCGGTCGGCATTGCGGCAATCATCGTCATTTCGCTGCTTACCTATGTGTCCGGACGCTATTTCGATGGCAAGGCTGGTCATGTGGCTACGGCTGAAGAGGCACGCGAAGTCACAGAAAATGAGAGCATCAAGCGGGCTCCGACTTTCTATGCGCTGCTGCCGATCATTCCGTTATCCCTGATCCTGATTTTCTCCAAGCTGCTGATCAGCTCTGTGAAGCTCAATGTGGTGACAGCCATGATCATCGGTGCCCTGTTCGCCTTCGTTTGCGAGCTGATCCGGCACCGCAATGGCAAGGATGCCGCCAAGGGTTTCATGGCCTTCTTTGACGGCATGGGCAAGATGTTTGCCCGCATCGTCAGCCTGATCGTTTGTGCGGAAGTCTTTGCTGCCGGTCTGAAGACCATCGGCATGGTCAACTTCCTCATCGATGCAGCGCAGAATGCCGGTTTTGGCATTACCGCCATGACCATCGTCATGTGCCTGATGGTGACAGTGATTGCTGTTATCACCGGCTCCGGCAATGCGGCTTTCTTCTCCTTTGGGCATCTGGCTCCCAATATTGCTTCCAGCTTTGGTGCAACGGCTGTGTCCATGTTGCTGCCGATGCAGCTGGTCGCCGGTCTGGCGCGCTCCATGTCTCCTGTCGCAGGTGTCATCATCGCAGTGAGTGATGCGGGCAATTGCACCCCGATCGACATCGTCAAGCGTACGGCCCTGCCAGTTGTCGGCGGCATCGTAACCGTGGTACTCATTTCTGTAATCTTTGCCTGA